The genome window aactATTATAGCTTCGAAgaccattaaaaaatgtttttttttcaaacaaattatatATTGCAAAAATGTCTAAATATCATATCACaactgttaattttttcaaaaataattagtaATCACTCAGTTTTTGAAAGCCAGTCAAAACTCGCTCCTTTgggtttttgtttaaaagaCTGTACTTTGTACTAAACTCGGACAAACgtgcatttttttgcaaggctttacaatttttggctgaaGTTCTTCTTTTGACAACTACTGGTCACTTTCAATGTTAAATGCAAACAACAAAAGCAGTCTAAGACCAAGTCATTGGCGAAAACTGTAAACCACtgcaaaaaacttcaaacttccCATGTTTCGTATAAAATTGTTCAGATGAATTACACAAGTCTTATAGGCTCATCGGTAGGCTCTCCTGCTCCTGTGTGAACAGTTTAGTGGAGCAGTTATTCCAAAAGAGAAGAAGTGTTTATTTAAAACACCTCTAGGGGAATTGCGACTTCATATTTCGACATGTTTAACATTAAACCTTCTCGTTTTGTTAGTTGTGCTTTGAAGGAAACtatacaaaattatttattaaaactgagaaaaaacatCCCAAATGCATTATATGTAGTAAACGTGAGGAAAGTATAAGCACTTTATTTCCCAGAAACCAGAATTCTCAAAAGAAGATGCACTTAGCGAGCAGCTGCACCAGGACCGAAATCTTCATAACCGTCATCCATTTTAGCAGGATTCTTGTCCGGAAGGATTTCCAAGTTGCTGATAGTCTCCGTTTGAGCTTTCCTTTGCTGCTCatcctgaaaacaaaacaattgtaATCGATTACGTATTATTTCTCCAACTGACCAAAGCAGTCTTTTCCTgtggttttttctcaatttctcgtTTCTTATCCGTTGCTTGTTCCCGTTCTTTTCCAACACTGGGGGTCTTTTTCTGTCTgctactgaaaattgaaatattaaaagcCAGTTCAAAGATATATTAAATTACCTCTTCTTTGAGTTTTGAGATGCATTTTGTTTTACAGACGGCTTCTGTCTATCCGTGCCAGTTTTCTTCTTGGCGCGCAAACTTGGTGTTGATCTTTTTGAACCTTTTCCTTTGTCCATTCTTTTGATCCTGAgaatataaattgaaaagaggTATCCActtgattttgatttaaaattttggacatCAGCATGACGTGAATTTACCAAGCAATCAATAGTTTCAGCAGCTCAAGAGTTACCAAAAGCTGAGGTTTCGTGGAAAGCAAATCTCCGTAGTTTGTCAAATAAATAGTTAAAATATGCCAAGTTGGAAATAAGAAATTAAACTCTGGCTAAAAATCTGAACCCGAATGACATATACAATAGTACCTGAAATGTCTGTAATTTCAACTCACTTGTCAGCAATGcagctaaaaaatcaatccggcaatgaaaattttgaacaactttGATGCTCGTAAAAGTTAAACTGAATTTATTTCTTCCGAGGGAACTAAAAACTAAGTCACGTGGATGTTTTGGAAAGTTCATAACACAACGTAGTTTGTTGCCGTgtcattaaaaaacaatttattatttCACTTTTAATTGTAGAgtcagaatttgaaataaaataattgaaaaaatcaactaaCATAATTTTGGAACAGATCAAGTTCTCGACAGTGGTTTTGACCAACTGTTGGTAACTTACACCTAAATGTTGTGAAGAGTCCTTAAGTACATCTTGAACATACATTGGTCAGATGTTGGATATATCATTGTTCAATTAGGGCTTCTGGAAGAGATCTCTTGAAATGAAAAGTTGGAAAGCCTTGTCACCTAGTGGAGATCCTCGTGATTTAGCACGATTGACCAGAGACTGACCGATGCCCAAgacctgaaaaaagtttgatcattgttatgtgatttttttgtagtCTGGTTTAAACATAAAACTGTGAAATTAAATCTTCTAACTTCAAGCCATAAATTATGCTCTCTATGGAAACATCCTACTTACAACTTTACAACACTCTTCTAGACATctcacattttcttttttcgactGCCTACTTTCAATGCATCTGaattataatttgatttttctccaTCTCATTCTGTTTGTGGGAGTCTGTAACTCAGGTTggcaaaacaaaacaatttttttctataatatagTTTTAGGCGaactgaaaatgatgaaaatattCGGGATGGTAGAGAAAGTAGATATCCAAAGTGGAAATATTATCTCAAACAAAGAATGCGTTGATAATTGTTTTGAACAAGAAGATTGTATTTTGGCATTTATGAATTTAGATGACTATTGTGTACTTCTTGGCTTCAATCAAACGGAACATTTGACAGTTTTAGAGAATACTCGAGCAGAAAGATATATGGTTGCCATTAAAGTCAGTACCTTTATATACCGTTTAAAAACATTGCCTTCAGACAACTCTTCCGACCGATAACTGTCCTTCATATGATAACCTCGATTTATTTGTTACATTCAATGGTACCTCGATATCAtggaagaaaactgaaaatggatGGACATTTGATAAATGTGTTGGAGATTGGACAATGTTTCATAGAGAGAATTCAGATGTTGTCTGCATGCagacattcaatttttcaaaaccgaTTACAAGGAATGAATCCATATTGTTTTGTGAAGGGATGGGCTACAAACTGACTGGGGTTGCTTCTACTGATGAATCTTCATGGCTTCGGAGTGAGatctgttatttttcaaaaaaaaaaaacagttcttACAGGCAGAGTTAAAGAAGTCAACGAAATAACGAAATTTGGCAATAGATTTTGGGTAGATGGAATTCGAGTTTGTAATGAAACAAATATAAAATGCAATGTactgtatttaaaaattatggtgACTTGAATTTCGTAACTTTTAGAATTTCGAATGGAGTGATGGAtatacagtttcaaaaagtgcGGTAAATCCCAGCCATACCGATTTTTCGCATATAAATAATAAGTAAGCGGCCAGAATCCACATTCCTAATAGAACAAACTCATTTTAGTCGAGAACCTGAAAACTGTTTGACAAGTGTGGATATCAAACCCTGGAAAAGACTGAATGACGTTTCATGTACTGGTGTGTCAAATGGAGTGGCCTGTGGATATAAACTTGTCTAGTTTTAAATTGTAGGAATAACATTTGTTAACTTTATTTTATACCATAAGTCAATAAATTCctattaatattcaaacagCATCtattttctattcattttttatccaTCTCCCTTACCAATCGCTTATCCATCAACAATTGACGTGAATTGACGCAAATTTCATTCCGCTCCACTGAGTCTCTCTAGGTATTACTGTAGATGCACACACGCCGTCTCAAATGGTATTTGaagacattttttaataatgacAAAATGTAAAGAAGAGTGAAGTGAGTTGCGTAAGTTTCGGAATGCTAACAAGTCAATAAATAATGAGAGTGAATCGGTGAAGTGGTTCGGCACCTTTTCCAGCATATTGCGTAGAACGATTAGTAATTGGAGAGTGTGACTACATGTCATAAGTCAGAATTAGAATGGGAAGATGTTGTACAGAATATTATTTTAGCAACCATGCTGGGTTAAGTAGGGCTGCCAATAATTCTGGATCAAACTTAATACTCATAACTCTGAAGTTATTGAtaagtatttttaatttgaaaaaattttcaaagttaacgTGTTTTTCCTAAGTTTTTCCATCATTGCTCGACATCTCTcgaacattctgaaatttctcttACAGTTTAGAAAATACTTATTGCTGGCAGCataatcgtgaaaaaaaatgtggcaaTTATGTAACCACTTGTGATGGTTTGTGTCTGttaatgtgtgtttttttttctacctcACGATATCTTactatcgtaataaattaaattaaattaaaaaaaaattatccaagTTTCAAATGTAAATTTTGTTCTGTATATGTTTCACTTTAACGAGAATATGtgtttaacaaaaatgttccGCATAGAGTAGATAGAAACAAGTCCATGCAATGAATCCAAGAAAggattcaaacttttaaaaattttattaaattattccttcagcaaattttcaatcaccCAAACCACTTCTCACTTCCCAATCTCAATTACCGTTATCTAATACATTACCTAATCAATGCCATTGAGCCAGCTTATTCTTTGCTTCAATCTCAAGTCATTCGTCAAACACCATTCTGTTCAAAGTTACATAACGGCCGATTATAGTGAGTGTATGTGGTCTCTATATATTTAACCAATCTGGTTTTAGGTGAAGGAATATTGGAGGAGCACAAACACTACTGTATGTACTTATCTGATTAGTGCATTAGGTGAGAACGAGGATGGTATTTTTGGGCAGGTGCGAAGGCTGCAAGGTGGTGAAAGTTTGGTGTTTTGAAGGTTAccgaaaacaatttaatttttcataaaagtttACACTAGAAGCCTTCGAACCTTTAAAAATccgcaaaaaaatataaaaactctCACCAATTTTACGTTAGAGATGGAGCCgaaaagaaattcagaaaaatattgagtAGAAATGTTTTCTTAAACAATCTTTTACAATTTAAAGGCGGAGTATCACCAGTGGGGATTTTAACTGATTCTGTTCTGGATGGCCAAATACCAtaattgaaaacataaaaatatatcagatttctcaaaaaaaaaagtttgtcaaaGTCTTggtaaattgacaaaatttgaaaaagtttgaataatttttataacacttcaaatatttttaaacacttttctTCGTTTAGAAgggtttttgaattattatacTTACCACTTTATGTACATCTAAACCTGCtcgaaaattgctcaaaaaacgcatttcctaagattttccaaaactctCCAGTACATACTTACCGCTCATCAACAGGAAATCCTTCTTGTAGCCTCAACAAGATGATCATGCCACGTGTCAAATCCTCCTTATCTCCCGTCTAATTCATGTAGTATTGCACATGATGTAACCGTAAGTATCTCTTAAAAACTATCTGCTCAAGTGTACACAAACAACTATCCAGTTACTGTTGAGCCCCTTCACCTAATTAATCTGATATCGTCCTACTTATTTCGTCATTAGATTAGGACGGAAGCAAACAAGAAACTGGGGGAAGAATGAGTGTCACGcaaagaaaaacgaagaatttGGATGAGATGCCTACTGATTCCACCTGCCATGTCACGCAATGTTTTAGATACATGCATAATTGAACTGGCGAAATCGAATTGGGcttgattttatttgaaatttcgagagtGATATCTTGAAACTTTAAGCATCTTTGTTAAATTGGGTGTTCAAAATCAAAAGGAATTCTGTGTCTTCTaggaatttttagtttctttGTATAAACTAGCCtgagttaatttttatttgcagaGCCAAAAGAATaagtccaaaaaatgtgattttcttATCGAAATCTCACAACGGTAATGGCTGGAAATTATTATTGTATTCCTAGCTTTCACAAAAGAAATATaaacaatttggaaaaatttttaattgaaaagtacAAAGTGTAGATGAATTTGAATTACCTCGCAAATCATTTTCCCGGGTATTCAGGTTTCCAAAAGGAGTGCAAACCCCTCTACTTCAGATTTAACAACACTAAACCTATATTCTCAACGGAACTTCTTCCCGTAGATACCAAAATCCAGAATTTCCACGTGACAGTAATCATAGAATGAGGGAAATTTCAACGGATTACCCCATTGACTGGTTTTGTGCTCTTGTTAGCTCCGTCGTGTAATCCTTCAATAGAAACAATAGAAACAGTGATTAATTTCGCGTCGAATAGCATTCAACAAACAATATAATTATGGTTTTACGATTTTTAGTGCACTGTTTACGAGTCACTGGAGAAACGCAAGAGAACGAGCTAATGTGCGAATTGGGCTGGTTTATTGTCAAATTGGAATACAATATAATCATAAGATTAAGAAAACTGTTCATTGTaaactaaaaatctaaaaatattcataCATTCCCACAATACATTTAATAATCtgtcaatatttttgatgacAGAACTGCCATGAGTGACATACGGTGTTCTTTAGTCAAGTATTGCGTAATCCTTTCGCACACTATCCTATCCAAGAAGGCAAGAAGGCGAGAACAATTTAATCGCTTTTGGTTCCGGACAATTAACAAATTGCGAATGAAATGTGTAATATGGCGGTAGTTCTTTTGATGACAAGTACCGGAATCGAATAGAAAACTGTTCCAGAATTCTACTGAGACGGCTACCCGCAGCTGTCAGTATTTTGGTATTTGCCGGCGACTTCTTGAACAACAGTAACTTTGAAAAGACCAATACACTTGGCTGGGAAGTTGATAAAACTTTACTGAATACAACTTTTGccaatattttacaaaacttcAGAACGACCAAGAAAAGATTAAAAGAAGCTAATACGGAGATAAtacaaagtttcagatttcttaAAATgcaatgattcaaaaattccaaagtttgaaaatatcggGTGACTTCACATGTATTTGGAAAACTTGGTCACTAGAATAAAAATTGCGAGTTCTTGGTTActgtggaaaattaaaattgtaaatgtccgattctcaaaaaaaaagaaaaaaaagtttcagaattaTCCAATAAATTTTACCCAACAATTCTTCTGCCcttctattttttctgtttcaattttacagtttACTATTAGTTCCCAAAGATCTCCTTCCCCTACAGTAAACTGATTTAATCTCTCCGATTTCCCTCATTTCGCCTTGCAACATAATCATCAGTAGCGAGGTACTAAAACCATATGGGCGgtcaaattcaaaagaaaatggaccccgtgtgtgtgtgttgccGCTAATGTACTCGTTACCCAATCGAGAACATCCACCCAATTGACCAAAAGATTCTTATCTGTAACACCGTTCATTACATTGAGTTGAAAGTTGCCGCGTGTCGCATATCTCGGCTGTAAATCGAGACTGTCGAACATGAGTCTTTATGTTTCTTTTTGCGGTATCTTGATGATACCGGAAGTAAATCAACGCGAGAAGATGGATTACAGAGGCGGCGAAGGTAAGAAGGGATTTGTTGTTTTAAGATATGACATGATTTATTTATGAACAAATGCTGTCGGGAAAAGGTTTCCGATATAATTATAGAAAACTCTAAGAAAAATAGCTAGTGACGGTATTTGTGATCAACACGATTTTTAAAGACAAATGAGCGTGCTTCTTCat of Caenorhabditis elegans chromosome II contains these proteins:
- the C18A3.7 gene encoding Der GTPase-activating protein YihI (Confirmed by transcript evidence) — protein: MDKGKGSKRSTPSLRAKKKTGTDRQKPSVKQNASQNSKKSSRQKKTPSVGKEREQATDKKREIEKKPQEKTALDEQQRKAQTETISNLEILPDKNPAKMDDGYEDFGPGAAAR
- the C18A3.11 gene encoding PAN-3 domain-containing protein (Predicted), whose amino-acid sequence is MHLNYNLIFLHLILFVGVCNSGWQNKTIFFYNIVLGELKMMKIFGMVEKVDIQSGNIISNKECVDNCFEQEDCILAFMNLDDYCVLLGFNQTEHLTVLENTRAERYMVAIKTTLPTDNCPSYDNLDLFVTFNGTSISWKKTENGWTFDKCVGDWTMFHRENSDVVCMQTFNFSKPITRNESILFCEGMGYKLTGVASTDESSWLRSEICYFSKKKNSSYRQS